The DNA region tattcataatgatattgtttttacctctgttaattaatttttacctgcccataaaagcaaaatttaatcagaaagatcagctaaaattacgtAACTATAATCCACTGGCATATAAGCACcaatttacaaaatttcaaatctgtatgtagaaaattaacaaagttacaagcaaatattgtgaaAACCCCACTTGAACCTGAATAAATCAAAATTGATGTGAACagacaagcattacatttgacaaattaatctgaacactaGTACACTGTAGAGATAATAATCCCATGCATGCAGACGGAGATTATACACTATGTACTTGTTCGTGGGCTAGCTATGGTTACATTGGTATTTCTGGATTCCTAGTGGCCAGTAACTTGACgagtttatttttctttgacaGTATATGCAGTTTCTTGTGAAAGCAGACTCGACAAGTACAGATTGTAGTCGAGTTAAGGGAAACCTTGTCAAAAAATACCCCATGTATTGTTGGGAAAGTCGTTTCCTTTTTCCTGGAGTCTCCAGATGAAGCAGGACAAGAAAGTGATGGTTCTTGCATGTCCCCAAATCTGAAAGAATGCATACGTGGCATAAATCGTGCCTTGAAATCATTGactgttatatttatatagtgtctCGAGATGTCATCAGTTGGTGTGAAGGTGGTTTTATAGACAACAACCTTTGAAAAACACAACCCTCTTAGAGGTGTGTTGGCAGGATTTTGACTGTTATATGCCGGGAAGTGGGATAAAATCTGTGTACGTGCACGTTTTGCTTCCATTGTGGCATGGAATATTGGAAGCAATTCTTATCAAAACATGAGTAACTACATTAACATTATGAGAATTAAAGAGTTCACAATACTTGTAGGTTCTTGGAGAATAGTACCTGATTAGCGATAGGAAACTCCTAGCTATGCTAGTGGAAATATCCAGGCTGGATAGTAAATACCAGATTGCCTTGCTTTTTCTATTTGTGTTCGGATTTGGATTTGAGTAGGAGATCTTATATTCTTAACTTGTCAAAAAAGTAACCTTTTTTTTAGTGCTTTGTTAGAATGGCAGTGCATCCTTGATGAAGCTCTTTTCTGTTCTCCAATAGCTTAGAAATTCTGCTGCTGTTGGTTGTGACCAAGTTCCTCAGGACAGTTGGGATATTGGTGGAGCCTCTATGGATATTGGCAATTTTCCTCTGGGGCTTTCTATGGGAGTTTTACTTTCCTATCTTgagttttcacatatatatacacacacacacacacacacacacacacacacaacacacacacacacacacacacaaacacacacatacacatatatatacacggggtAAATGGAACTGAatggtacaaaaagaaaacataacgTCAATGGTTTTAATGTATACTCGTATATTGCAAAAATATAGATgcgatataaaatattaaatctccACGTTTTATTAAGTTACAGTTGATTAAAGTGGGACCGTGCCCTttccacacctgtgcctacataACCTAATCAATTATGTGTATTTTTGCACCATTCAATTTGAATTAccctgcatatatgcatacatgcatgtgtagagAAGAGAGATGATGAGAGTGAGGGTGATAAAATGGCTTTTAATCGCGTTGACTTTGTAGTACAATGGaaatcaaataacaaaaacaaaaaccaatgcTGGTCTTCGCAAGAAATGGTGAAAAAATGGTTTAGAATTTAGGGAAACAAAGAATGATATTAGTTGTCTTGTTTTGTTCAccatgctttatttaaaaaaattagaataagaaAAATTTAATGTTAGGAATAAGAAAGATTTAaagttagaaataataaaaaattaatgttaggaaaaagaaaaatttaaagttaGATTATAATATGGATTTTCTATAGCGTAATATAGATATTTTCCATCTAGTTTGGATTATTTgctatcaaatttgaattctttgcaatcaaatttgaatttttccattggtgctcaagccttgaaaaaagaaaagagttaaactacatcagccgttagggaatacatgtctatcttatctaactcgtccTGTAGAGtccaccaattgatatctgaaaagtttgatgtaataactcatgaacactgcgatagcttctaccaaatGATGCTCCATTACGTCGACCGACctgaacaaggggagataataaacgaatgattctttttctattatctTCCCTTGTCCAGACTGGTCGACGTAATGGAGCATCatttggtagaagctatcgcagtgttcatgagttatgacatcgaacttttcagatatcaattggtggaCTCTACAggacgagttagataagatagacatgtattccctaacggctgatgtagtttaactcttttcttttttcaaggcttgagcaccaatggaaaaattcaaatttgattgcaaagaatacAAATTTGATTACAAagtattcaaatttgattgcaaagaatacAAATTTGATTACAAagtattcaaatttgattgcaaagaattcaaatttgatggcaaagaatccaaattGTGAAATAATGATCACTTTATAATTATTCCGCGTCGCTGGGAGCTACGTCAACAGTCCGTTTTTCCTCTTGACTTATCAATATTCCTCTGGAAAATATATAAACCTCATCATAATATTGACTGTTGCCGTCTTCGAATTGTTGTAAGTGAGCTTGCGGTCGAATCTCCACCAAGTCTGCACATTCACTATACGCTTCAAACAGCTGTCTGAATGAGATAATTTCATATGCAAACACTTCCTTACGGTTAGATTTCTTTCTAACAATCACAGGAGCTCCCCATCCAGGGCGTGTCGGTCTCAATCGTAAAATAGTTTTCACTATAaactttttgtttgattttcccTTTCTATTTGTTACATCTATTTTAGCGGAATctctttcattcaatttaaacTCGATGGTATCCGACCATGAGGTTGTCGTATCTATCTTGCTTTCACTGCCACTTTGGTGTTCGCCACCGGCATTGAACTCTAATCCTGCTACATTTATCGATACTTTTCCTCCAATACtgtaattattttgtaattttatcaaCTGAGACTCAGTTTGCGAACCCTGGGCGTTGAATGTATGACTCTGAGGTCCGGTTCTCTTGCACGTGTATATGGTTGAGTAATGAGTGTGGGATTCTATTGGCTCTTCTTGCGGGGCATCTTCAAATTTAAAAACATCCTTGAAGCTAAAGTAACTCCACCGAATTTCAATATCATAGGCATTTCGGTTATAGAAAAATCTAAGAAGCGTAAAACGACTATCCAGAAACTTTTCCCAAACAAAATCTTCAATTAACTTCTGTATATCAATTTCCACTGTAAATTTTGGGTCTGCTTTTCCTgtgaaacagaaaaacacaaatcaATAACTATATATCAcattatcacatacatacatacgtacatacatagaccgACAGATATGTAAACAGACATCCAGAGATACGGagatagacagttagacagatggattgacagacaaacagacagatagagagacagacaaacagacaattagacacaaacacactgacagaTATACaaagaggtaggtaggtaggtaggtaggtaggtaggtagtaggtaggtagg from Octopus sinensis linkage group LG13, ASM634580v1, whole genome shotgun sequence includes:
- the LOC115218515 gene encoding uncharacterized protein LOC115218515 isoform X4 encodes the protein MKSGKADPKFTVEIDIQKLIEDFVWEKFLDSRFTLLRFFYNRNAYDIEIRWSYFSFKDVFKFEDAPQEEPIESHTHYSTIYTCKRTGPQSHTFNAQGSQTESQLIKLQNNYSIGGKVSINVAGLEFNAGGEHQSGSESKIDTTTSWSDTIEFKLNERDSAKIDVTNRKGKSNKKFIVKTILRLRPTRPGWGAPVIVRKKSNRKEVFAYEIISFRQLFEAYSECADLVEIRPQAHLQQFEDGNSQYYDEVYIFSRGILISQEEKRTVDVAPSDAE
- the LOC115218515 gene encoding uncharacterized protein LOC115218515 isoform X2 — its product is MKSGKADPKFTVEIDIQKLIEDFVWEKFLDSRFTLLRFFYNRNAYDIEIRWSYFSFKDVFKFEDAPQEEPIESHTHYSTIYTCKRTGPQSHTFNAQGSQTESQLIKLQNNYSIGGKVSINVAGLEFNAGGEHQSGSESKIDTTTSWSDTIEFKLNERDSAKIDVTNRKGKSNKKFIVKTILRLRPTRPGWGAPVIVRKKSNRKEVFAYEIISFRQLFEAYSECADLVEIRPQAHLQQFEDGNSQYYDEVYIFSRGILISQEEKRTVDVAPTAENN